Proteins encoded by one window of Macadamia integrifolia cultivar HAES 741 unplaced genomic scaffold, SCU_Mint_v3 scaffold94, whole genome shotgun sequence:
- the LOC122070520 gene encoding uncharacterized protein LOC122070520 isoform X1 — protein sequence MEESDDRDFQGNFVRQTSLRQNGSLKSGKSTPRGSPSFRKLHFSRTPRREVRSCGVYLRWIASNPLLLWLFLIALWAYLGFHVQSRWAHGDDEEKMIGYGSKSIGIYNMEQDHQSENASTGNKGEVKNVSQLKRLDLSLAKNGNHLPSRRRKSKGSTGGRRLRGKRRGRQKGVVEGRTSSFEEWEVEIPKKNTSYGLFVGPFGSTEDRILGWNPEKRRSTCDRKGEFVHRVWSRKFVLIFHELSMTGAPLSMMELATELMSCGATVSSVVLSKKGGLMAELAKRKIKVLEDKAELSYKTAMKADLIIAGSAVCASWIEQYLTQFPAGSNQIVWWIMENRWEYFDRSKLMLNQVKMLMFLSESQSKQWVAWCEDEGIKLKSQPALVPLSVNDELAFVAGIPCSLNTPSFSVEKMMEKRQLLRDTVRKGMGLTDNDMLVMSLSSINTGKGQLLLLESARSVVGLDLSLVESGSNDLIKIGQGHSSLPIEKPSRAMFQNKHQISESSNGLYSSDKSTLTLNEAEQKGLRLRILHMPTNYTNTLSSDNDGKMRKILSDKEGTKKQKLKVLIGSVGSKSNKVPYVKSMLKFLSQHSNLSKSVLWTPATTRVASLYAAADVYIINSQGLGETFGRVTIEAMAFGLPVLGTDAGGTKEIVDHNITGLLHPIGHQGSKVLAQNIQLLLENPTVREQMAIKGRRKVESMYLKHHMYKKLADVLQKCMRIK from the exons ATGGAGGAAAGTGACGATAGAGATTTCCAAGGAAATTTCGTTAGGCAGACATCTCTACGTCAAAACGGGAGCTTGAAATCAGGGAAATCAACTCCTAGGGGTTCTCCTTCGTTTAGAAAATTACATTTTAGTCGAACTCCTCGAAGAGAAGTTCGAAGTTGTGGAGTGTATTTACGGTGGATCGCAAGTAATCCTTTGCTGTTATGGTTATTCTTAATAGCTCTCTGGGCCTATCTAGGGTTTCATGTTCAGTCCAGATGGGCTCATGGTGATGATGAGGAAAAGATGATAGGTTATGGAAGTAAATCAATTGGCATTTACAACATGGAACAGGATCATCAATCAGAAAATGCTTCTACTGGGAATAAAGGGGAAGTGAAAAATGTATCTCAGCTTAAAAGATTGGATTTATCTTTGGCCAAAAATGGGAATCACCTTCCATCCCGTAGAAGGAAGAGTAAGGGATCAACTGGGGGGCGAAGATTGCGTGGTAAGAGACGTGGAAGACAAAAGGGTGTTGTAGAAGGTCGAACCAGCAGCTTTGAAGAGTGGGAAGTGGAAATTCCTAAGAAAAATACTTCATACGGTTTGTTTGTTGGTCCCTTTGGGTCGACAGAGGATAGAATATTGGGATGGAACCCTGAAAAGCGAAGAAGTACCTGTGATCGGAAGGGAGAGTTCGTGCATCGCGTCTGGTCTAGAAAATTTGTGTTGATATTCCATGAGCTTTCAATGACAGGGGCACCACTTTCAATGATGGAGTTGGCAACAGAGCTAATGAGCTGTGGAGCCACAGTGTCTTCTGTGGTTCTTAGTAAGAAGGGTGGATTGATGGCAGAGCTTGCAAAGCGAAAGATCAAAGTACTTGAGGACAAGGCAGAGCTGAGCTACAAAACTGCCATGAAGGCAGATCTTATCATTGCAGGATCTGCTGTCTGTGCATCGTGGATCG AGCAATATCTCACGCAATTTCCTGCTGGATCAAATCAAATTGTTTGGTGGATCATGGAGAATCGGTGGGAGTACTTTGATCGATCAAAGCTAATGCTTAATCAAGTAAAAATGCTGATGTTTCTTTCTGAATCACAGTCTAAACAATGGGTAGCATGGTGTGAAGATGAAGGCATTAAGCTGAAGTCTCAGCCTGCTTTGGTTCCACTTTCTGTAAATGATGAACTGGCCTTTGTGGCAGGCATTCCTTGCTCCCTAAATACACCATCATTTAGTGTTgagaagatgatggagaaaaggCAGCTGCTAAGAGATACAGTTAGAAAGGGGATGGGATTAACAGATAATGATATGCTTGTGATGTCTCTCAGTAGCATCAACACTGGAAAGGGCCAACTATTGCTCCTTGAGTCAGCCAGATCAGTGGTAGGGCTAGACCTTTCTCTGGTAGAGTCAGGAAGCAATGATTTGATCAAAATAGGCCAAGGCCATTCTTCCTTGCCTATAGAGAAACCTTCAAGAGCTATGTTTCAAAATAAGCACCAGATTAGCGAATCCTCAAATGGATTATACAGCTCTGACAAATCTACTCTTACTTTAAATGAAGCTGAGCAGAAAGGCTTGAGGTTACGGATTCTCCACATGCCCACCAATTACACGAATACTCTATCCTCTGACAATGATGGCAAAATGAGGAAAATTTTGTCTGACAAAGAGGGAACTAAGAAACAGAAGCTTAAAGTTTTAATTGGTTCTGTTGGATCCAAGAGTAATAAAGTGCCTTATGTCAAAAGTATGCTCAAATTCTTGTCTCAACACTCAAACCTGTCAAAGTCAGTGCTATGGACTCCAGCAACTACACGTGTTGCCTCACTCTATGCTGCCGCAGATGTTTACATCATAAACTCCCAG GGGCTTGGAGAAACATTTGGAAGAGTGACGATTGAAGCAATGGCATTCGGCCTTCCG GTTCTTGGTACAGATGCTGGGGGGACAAAGGAGATTGTAGATCACAATATAACAGGACTTCTGCATCCTATCGGGCATCAAGGTTCTAAAGTCCTTGCTCAGAATATCCAATTGTTGCTTGAAAACCCAACAGTGAGGGAACAAATGGCAAtcaaaggaaggaggaaggtggAGAGTATGTACTTGAAGCACCACATGTACAAGAAACTTGCAGATGTCCTACAGAAGTGCATGAGAATCAAATAG
- the LOC122070520 gene encoding uncharacterized protein LOC122070520 isoform X2: MEESDDRDFQGNFVRQTSLRQNGSLKSGKSTPRGSPSFRKLHFSRTPRREVRSCGVYLRWIASNPLLLWLFLIALWAYLGFHVQSRWAHGDDEEKMIGYGSKSIGIYNMEQDHQSENASTGNKGEVKNVSQLKRLDLSLAKNGNHLPSRRRKSKGSTGGRRLRGKRRGRQKGVVEGRTSSFEEWEVEIPKKNTSYGLFVGPFGSTEDRILGWNPEKRRSTCDRKGEFVHRVWSRKFVLIFHELSMTGAPLSMMELATELMSCGATVSSVVLSKKGGLMAELAKRKIKVLEDKAELSYKTAMKADLIIAGSAVCASWIGIPCSLNTPSFSVEKMMEKRQLLRDTVRKGMGLTDNDMLVMSLSSINTGKGQLLLLESARSVVGLDLSLVESGSNDLIKIGQGHSSLPIEKPSRAMFQNKHQISESSNGLYSSDKSTLTLNEAEQKGLRLRILHMPTNYTNTLSSDNDGKMRKILSDKEGTKKQKLKVLIGSVGSKSNKVPYVKSMLKFLSQHSNLSKSVLWTPATTRVASLYAAADVYIINSQGLGETFGRVTIEAMAFGLPVLGTDAGGTKEIVDHNITGLLHPIGHQGSKVLAQNIQLLLENPTVREQMAIKGRRKVESMYLKHHMYKKLADVLQKCMRIK, from the exons ATGGAGGAAAGTGACGATAGAGATTTCCAAGGAAATTTCGTTAGGCAGACATCTCTACGTCAAAACGGGAGCTTGAAATCAGGGAAATCAACTCCTAGGGGTTCTCCTTCGTTTAGAAAATTACATTTTAGTCGAACTCCTCGAAGAGAAGTTCGAAGTTGTGGAGTGTATTTACGGTGGATCGCAAGTAATCCTTTGCTGTTATGGTTATTCTTAATAGCTCTCTGGGCCTATCTAGGGTTTCATGTTCAGTCCAGATGGGCTCATGGTGATGATGAGGAAAAGATGATAGGTTATGGAAGTAAATCAATTGGCATTTACAACATGGAACAGGATCATCAATCAGAAAATGCTTCTACTGGGAATAAAGGGGAAGTGAAAAATGTATCTCAGCTTAAAAGATTGGATTTATCTTTGGCCAAAAATGGGAATCACCTTCCATCCCGTAGAAGGAAGAGTAAGGGATCAACTGGGGGGCGAAGATTGCGTGGTAAGAGACGTGGAAGACAAAAGGGTGTTGTAGAAGGTCGAACCAGCAGCTTTGAAGAGTGGGAAGTGGAAATTCCTAAGAAAAATACTTCATACGGTTTGTTTGTTGGTCCCTTTGGGTCGACAGAGGATAGAATATTGGGATGGAACCCTGAAAAGCGAAGAAGTACCTGTGATCGGAAGGGAGAGTTCGTGCATCGCGTCTGGTCTAGAAAATTTGTGTTGATATTCCATGAGCTTTCAATGACAGGGGCACCACTTTCAATGATGGAGTTGGCAACAGAGCTAATGAGCTGTGGAGCCACAGTGTCTTCTGTGGTTCTTAGTAAGAAGGGTGGATTGATGGCAGAGCTTGCAAAGCGAAAGATCAAAGTACTTGAGGACAAGGCAGAGCTGAGCTACAAAACTGCCATGAAGGCAGATCTTATCATTGCAGGATCTGCTGTCTGTGCATCGTGGATCG GCATTCCTTGCTCCCTAAATACACCATCATTTAGTGTTgagaagatgatggagaaaaggCAGCTGCTAAGAGATACAGTTAGAAAGGGGATGGGATTAACAGATAATGATATGCTTGTGATGTCTCTCAGTAGCATCAACACTGGAAAGGGCCAACTATTGCTCCTTGAGTCAGCCAGATCAGTGGTAGGGCTAGACCTTTCTCTGGTAGAGTCAGGAAGCAATGATTTGATCAAAATAGGCCAAGGCCATTCTTCCTTGCCTATAGAGAAACCTTCAAGAGCTATGTTTCAAAATAAGCACCAGATTAGCGAATCCTCAAATGGATTATACAGCTCTGACAAATCTACTCTTACTTTAAATGAAGCTGAGCAGAAAGGCTTGAGGTTACGGATTCTCCACATGCCCACCAATTACACGAATACTCTATCCTCTGACAATGATGGCAAAATGAGGAAAATTTTGTCTGACAAAGAGGGAACTAAGAAACAGAAGCTTAAAGTTTTAATTGGTTCTGTTGGATCCAAGAGTAATAAAGTGCCTTATGTCAAAAGTATGCTCAAATTCTTGTCTCAACACTCAAACCTGTCAAAGTCAGTGCTATGGACTCCAGCAACTACACGTGTTGCCTCACTCTATGCTGCCGCAGATGTTTACATCATAAACTCCCAG GGGCTTGGAGAAACATTTGGAAGAGTGACGATTGAAGCAATGGCATTCGGCCTTCCG GTTCTTGGTACAGATGCTGGGGGGACAAAGGAGATTGTAGATCACAATATAACAGGACTTCTGCATCCTATCGGGCATCAAGGTTCTAAAGTCCTTGCTCAGAATATCCAATTGTTGCTTGAAAACCCAACAGTGAGGGAACAAATGGCAAtcaaaggaaggaggaaggtggAGAGTATGTACTTGAAGCACCACATGTACAAGAAACTTGCAGATGTCCTACAGAAGTGCATGAGAATCAAATAG
- the LOC122070509 gene encoding probable esterase D14L, whose translation MVEKKISLSTSMNAKIIGSGKESVVLAHGYGGDQSVWEKILPDLAKRYRVLVFDWSFSGSAKDLSFFDSEKYSSFDAFANDLIALMDEINFTSSVLIGHSMSGMIGCIASIKRPDLFKKLILLVASPRYLNTEGYEGGFEKSEVEQLLLNMESNYEAWAPGFAGLVVDARDLVSVDKFGRLLGRMRPEVALSVAKIIFYCDQRDVLEKVNVPCTIIQTRNDVVVPVSVAEYMQKKIKGKTTVEIMEVDGHFPQLTSHELFLDVLDRVLGCDYEDKNL comes from the exons ATggtggagaagaagataagcctCTCAACCTCCATGAATGCAAAAATAATTGGTTCAGGGAAAGAGTCTGTGGTTTTAGCTCATGGGTATGGAGGAGATCAATCGGTTTGGGAGAAAATCCTTCCAGACTTGGCTAAACGTTATCGTGTTCTTGTCTTTGATTGGAGTTTCTCAGGTTCTGCGAAGGATCTGAGCTTCTTCGATTCTGAAAAATATTCTTCCTTCGATGCCTTCGCTAATGACCTTATTGCTCTCATGGATGAGATCAACTTCACTTCTTCTGTCCTTATCGGTCACTCCATGTCTGGTATGATTGGATGCATTGCCTCCATTAAAAGACCAGATCTCTTCAAGAAGCTTATACTCCTTGTAGCTTCTCCCAG GTACTTGAACACAGAAGGCTATGAAGGAGGATTCGAGAAATCAGAGGTGGAGCAACTGCTCTTAAACATGGAATCCAATTATGAGGCATGGGCGCCAGGCTTCGCTGGGCTTGTGGTGGATGCAAGGGACCTTGTTTCTGTGGACAAGTTTGGTAGATTGTTGGGAAGAATGAGGCCTGAAGTGGCACTCTCAGTGGCCAAAATCATCTTCTACTGTGACCAGAGAGATGTTCTTGAGAAAGTTAATGTCCCATGCACCATAATTCAGACCAGAAACGATGTTGTCGTTCCTGTATCTGTTGCAGAGTATATGCAGAAGAAGATTAAAGGGAAGACGACTGTGGAGATCATGGAAGTTGATGGGCATTTTCCTCAGCTTACATCCCATGAGTTGTTCCTTGATGTTCTTGACAGGGTCTTGGGTTGTGATTATGAAGATAAAAACCTGTAA